TGGAGTATTGCAGTTTTCCCGCCTGACCGTGGGCGATCCCACGGTGGCGTCGGGGCTGGAGCTGGACGTCATCGCCGCGGTGGTCATAGGTGGAGGCAGCCTATCCGGTGGCGAAGGATCCGTCCTGGGCAGCATCGTGGGTGCCCTCATTATGACAGTAATCCGCAGCGGCTGCTCCCAGATGGGCCTGCCCAACTGGGTACAGGAGATCGTCACCGGCGGGATCATCGTCCTGGCCGTGGCGCTGGACCGCATGCGTCAGAGGCGGCTTGTACGAGCCTGATTCGCTTTATCCGCTCTCGGCTGCTTCCTGCAAGGCTGCCAGGCGCTCCAGGCACTCAACCGTGGATCGTATTGTATGGTAATTGATCTTCCACTCGTGTCCCAGATAATCCCAGATAACACGGTTGTCCGGCCCTAGGAGCGCATACCATTCTCCCACCCGGTGATTGATGACGTAGTCGAATACGAACCGGTGGACATTTCGGTAAGCTTCCCAGAAGCGCAAGTCCCCGAACCGCTGGACGCCGTCCAGCATAGCGATCAGCGTCTCCGCCTGTTGCCAGAACTCTTTGTTGCGTTCGCGCGCCGGGCCCGCGTGCGGACCTTCGCACCAAACGCCGCCAAGCTGCCAGTCCAGACCAAACTCCAGACAGTGCTCGTACAGGCGGCGGACCTTCGGATAGTAATGTGCCTGGTCCGCTCCCAACACATCCACCGCCCACGTCGTCAGCCAGCCCAGCTCTACGTTGTGGCCGTAGGAGGTGTTGTCCAGAGGGCGACCTTCCGGATCGTCCACCTCGCGGTCCGAACCCCAGACATTCTTCAAGATGATGGCGCGCAGGGGATGGAAATTCGGTGTGAACTGGGGGATCCCCGTTCCGTGCTCCGGGTGAAGCATCCGCGAATAGATGAGCTCCAGCACCTCCAGGGCACGCCTGCGATGGATATGATGGCCGGAGGCGGCGAAAAGATTGGTGAACGCCTCCATCAGGTGCATATGAACGTCCAGCGACTTACGGTCTCCCCCGTAAGCGCCCGGGGGCGTGTGGCGCCAGTCTTCCTCAAAGAACTCGTAGTAGCCCCCGTGCAGAACGTCCGCAGCGCGGTCCTGGAGCAGATCGAACGTCCGGCAAGCCCACTCCAGAGCCGCCGCGTCCCCAGTGGCCCGATAGAACTCGGCGAAAGCGTAAATGACGAAGCTGTGCCCGTAAACGATCTTCTTGCGATCGAGCGGCTTCCCGTCCCGCTCGGCAGTCCAGAACCAGCCGCCGTGTGTTTCATCCCAGAAGTGTCGGATGACGAACTGCACTCCCTGACGGCCTCGCTCCAGAAACGCTCCTTCACCGTAGCCTTTCCTGTGAGCCAGGGAGTAGCTGAAGATCATCCTGGCCTGGCAGAGCAGGGTTTTGACGGTCTCACCGGTGGGATTGCCGTCGCGGTCGAAGTAGGTGAGGAACCCGCCGTATTCTTCGTCCACGCCATGCTTCAACCAGAAAGGAAGGAGCTCGTCCTCCAGGTGCGAGCGGACTTCCACAAGGTGCTGCCGGATCTCTTCTGCCGTCATTGCAGGTGGGCTCCAGAGGCGCGCCGATATGGTTGAAAGCTAGGGGCGGCCTCGACTATGATACACGGGCGCCTGCTGAAGGCGCCGTGCTTCTTCGACGCTCTTTCGCGGTGATTTTTCTCAGGCATATGACCCGTCACGAATTGGAATCTCTTCTGCAGGATATCCGCCGTACGCGCATCGCTGTACTGGGTGATTACTGTCTGGACGTCTACTGGTTCATCAACATGTCCCGCAGCGAGCAGTCTGTCGAGACCGGATTGGACACGCTGCCCGTACAATGGCAAAGGTGCTCGCTGGGGGGAGCCGGAAACGTGGTGAACAACTTGGTAGACCTCGGATGCGGTCAGGTGGCAGCGTTCGGCGTGGTGGGGTCCGATCCCTGGGGTCACGAGATGTTGCGCCTCCTCCAGGAGAAAGGAGTGGACGTTGATGGTCTGCTCACGGAGTCTGAGAACTGGGCCACATTGACCTACATAAAACCGCATATCGCGGACACCGAGCAGCAGCGGATAGATTTTGGGAATTTTAACTCTCTGCCTTCTGAGCGGAGCACCGAGTTGCTCTCGAAGCTGGAGGCGCGCCTTGGGCAGTTCGATGTTGTCGTCGTGAACCAGCAGGTGCTGCAGGGGATTCACACGGACGAGTTCCGCCAAGGCCTTCGTAGCCTCATCCGCCGCCATCCGGAAACGGTTTTCATTGTGGATAGCAGGCACTGGAGCTCCGAATACCCGGAGACCGTTTTGAAGGTTAATGATCGGGAAGCCTTGAGGCTATGCGGGCGGGAGACGCCGCCGGGCGCGCTTGTCGTGCGCGAAGAGGCGCTGGCGGCGGCATCGGAGTTGCACCAAAGGACAGGCAAGACCGTGTTCGTCACGCGGGGAGAACGTGGATGCGTGGTCTGCCACTCAGGCGGCACCGAGGAGATTCCGGGTATTCAGGTCCTTTCTCGGACGGATCCCGTAGGCGCCGGGTGACAGCTTCCTCGCAGGGGCGGCGGCGGCGCTGGCCGCGGGGCGTCCCCCGGGACAGGCGGCTTTGCTCGGGAACTTCGCGGCCTCTGTCACGGTGCGCAAGCTCCGGCAGACAGGCACCGCTTCGCCTGCAGAGATTCTGGAGGTGGGGTCAGACCCGGACTATGTCTACTTCCCGGAGCTTGCCGAAGATATCCGCCGAGCGCGCTACCTTCCCGGGACAGAATTCGAAGTCGTGACGCAGATCCCGGAAGGATTCCGCCCGACTCACGCCATCTTTGACCATGACGGCACCATCTCCACCCTCCGGCAGGGGTGGGAGGGGATTATGGAGCCGATGATGGTGCGCGCGGTCCTCGGGCCGCGCTTCGAGGGCGCCGATGAGTCGCTATACCACCGTGTGCTGGACCGCGTGCGGGAGTTCATAGACAAGACCACGGGTGTGCAGACCATCACCCAGATGCAGATGCTCATTGACATTGTCCGGGAGTTCGGATGCGTACCGGAGGAGGAGATTCTGGACGCGGCCGGGTACAAGGCGATCTACAACGAGGATCTGATGAAGATGGTCCGCGGCCGGGTGGCCAAACTCCAACGGGGCGAGCTGTCGGTGGAAGACGTTACTGTCAAGAACGCGCCAGCCTTTCTGGAGCGGCTGCATGCTGCAGGAGTCAAGCTGTACCTCGCCAGCGGCACCGACCAGCGCGACGTGGAGGAAGAGGCGGCGGCGCTGGGCTATGCGCATCTGTTCGAAGGCCGCATCTACGGCAGCGTGGGTGATCCCGGGGCGGAGGCCAAGCGCCTGGTGCTGGAACGCATAATGAGGGACATTGAGGGCGCTCCACGCGCCGGACTGGTCACTTTCGGCGACGGCCCGGTAGAGATCCGCGAGACACGTAAGCGCGGAGGGCTGGCTGTGGGGGTCGCAAGCGACGAGGTGCGCCGCTACGGAGCGAATCTCTCGAAGCGCCCCAGACTGATCCGGGCAGGGGCCGACGTGGTCATTCCCGACTTCTCGCAGATGAACCTTCTCCTGCAGCTGCTGGGGGCCGCCTGAGATGCGCCCTGAGCCTCTCGACCGCAGCCGCGTGCGCTTCCGTCCTCTTGCCGAGCGTGCGAACAAGGTCCAGATCGAGCGCGATGCCGTTCCTCTGGACGCCGAGCCAGAGAATCTGTCAGAGCTGGCATGGAAAGTGGCGCGGGAGACTGCCTCGCGGATCCTCGCCGCGCGTGCAGAAGACCGGCCTGTCATGCTGGCGTTCGGTGCGCACAGCATCAAGAACGGGCTCGGCCCGCTCCTTGCGCACCTCATCCGGAAAGGGTGGGTCACCCACCTGGCCACCAACGGCGCGGCCATCATCCACGACTGGGAGTTCGCTTATCAGGGCGCGTCCAGCGAGGACGTCCGCGGAGGTGTCGCCCGGGGTGAATTCGGGAACTGGCAGGAGACAGGCTTCTACATCAACCTTGCCATCAACGCGGGAGCGTGGCAGGGCAGGGGTTACGGCGAGTCGGTCGGCGCCTTCATCAGCAACGAAGGGCTGGTGCTGCCTTCGGAAGACCAACTGCAGCGGGAGGTTCGGGAACGCCTCTCCAGCGATCCGGCGCAAGCGGCGGCAGCAGCGGATTTGCTGTCCCTGGTACGCTTTTTCTCTCTGCCGCCAGGCCCGATGTCCGTAGCCGCATCCCTGGAAGCGCTTCAGTCTCCAGGCGGCGGCTTTCGAGCTTGGCTTGCCTCTCACGGGGCATCCCATGTTTGGTCACGACATCATCTACAACCATCCCATGAACTGCGGCGCTTGCATCGGGCGGGCTGCGCAGCGGGATTTCCTGACATTTGCCGGCGCGGTAAGCCGGCTTGAGGGAGGGGTATATCTCTCAATAGGATCGGCGGTCATGTCGCCGATGGTTTTCGAGAAATCCTTCTCGATGGCTCAGAACCTGGCGCTTCAGCGGGGTGAGCCCATCCGCAATCATTTCATCACGGTAGTGGACCTCGCGGAAAGCCGCTGGGACTGGAGCAAAGGCGAGCCGCCGGAGAGCTCGCCGGATTACTACATTCGATTCTGCAAGAGTTTCAGCCGGATGGGCGGAGAGCTTCGGTACGCCAGCGCTGACAATAGAGACTTCCTGCTGGCTCTCACCGCCTCGCTGGAGGGCCGGGCCTGACGGTGGGCTCACGAATGCATCAGGTTGTGAAGGGGGTAAAAGTCTGGGGGACTCCCGATCCCGAGGCTGTAGACCAGATGGTGCGATGCCGCAGTGTCGGCAGCGTGGCGGATGCGGCATTGATGGCGGACCATCACAAGGGGTATTCGCAGCCTATCGGTGGGGTTGTTGCGTATCTCGAGCACGTCAGTCCGTCAGGGGTTGGCTATGACATCGCCTGCGGCAACAAGGCCGTGCGCACTGACCTCAAGCTCCGGGACGTCCAGCCTCGCCTGCACAAGATCCTGGACCGCATCCAGTCGGAGATCTCCTTTGGCATCGGACGCAAGAACCCGGACCCGGTAGATCACGAACTGTTCGAGTCCGATACGTGGCGGGAGGTTCCCGAGCTTTTGAGCCTGAAAAAGCTGGCCTATCAGCAGCTTGGGACGGTTGGCGCGGGTAACCACTTCGTGGATATCCTGGTGGAGCCGGAGACGGAGGACATCTGGGTGGCGGTGCATTTCGGCAGTCGCGGCTTCGGGCACAAGACCGCCACCGGATTCCTGAACCTGGCGAAGAACCGCCCTTTCGACGCCAAAGCCCCTGGCGAGCATATGGACCAGCCTCCGACGATCATTCCTGCGCGCAGCCCGCTGGGAGAGGCTTACATTGCAGCAATGAAGCTTGCCGGACGGTATGCTTACGCTGGGCGGGATATCGTCACGGATCAGGTGCTTCGCATTCTGGAGGCCCGGAGCACCTTCGAAGTGCATAATCACCACAACTTTGCCTGGAGGGAGAAGATCCCCACCGGAGATCTGGCGGGTCAGGAAGCGTGGGTGGTGCGGAAGGGCGCGACACCTTGTTTCCCCGGCCAGCTTGGGTTTATCGGGGGTTCGATGGGCGATATCTCGGTCATTGTCCGGGGCAAGGAGTCGGCGGAATCGCGTGAGGCACTCTATTCGACGGTCCACGGCGCAGGGCGGGTCATGAGCCGTACCCAGGCGGCAGGAAAGATGAACTGGCGCACCAAACAGCGCACGGGCGGAAAGATCAGCCGTCGGGAGATGGAAGAGGCGGTCCGCCGATTCGGGGTGGAGCTTCGCGGAGCTGGAACGGACGAAGCCCCGATGGTTTACCGCAAGCTGGAAACCGTGCTGGACGCGCATCGGGACACGCTGGAGATCCTGCACGTGCTGCGGCCCATCGGCGTGGTGATGGCCGGCGAGGACGAATACGACCCCTACAAGGACTGACTGCCGCCGTGCCCCCCTCCTCTGGTGTGGCGCGGCCGGGAACTCCGGGATAACCTGCTTCTGTTGCAAGAAACAGCGACGCCGGGCCGTCTCATGGGCGGCAAAGGCTAAGCTCTACCCGAACATTAGCCATTTTCAACCGCCCCCGAACTCAACGGGCCGGTATCGAGGAACTGGCGCAGGAAGACTATGGACATCAAGGCTCTGGCTGAGAGCGAATACAAATACGGTTTCGTCACGGACATAGAGGCGGAGACTCTACCGAAAGGGCTCAATGAGGACATCATCCGGCGCATCTCCGAGCTGAAGGGCGAGCCGGATTTTATGCTTCAGTGGCGCCTGAAGGCTTACCGGCACTGGCTGACTATGGAAGAGCCGCGGTGGCCGAACGTGCGCATCTCGCCCATTGACTACAACGATATCATCTACTACTCCGCTCCGGTGCAGAAGAAGGCGCTGGATAGCCTGGACCAGGTGGATCCGCAGCTTCTGGAGACGTTCGAGAAGCTGGGCATCCCCCTATCAGAGCAGAAGCGTCTGGCTGGGGTGGCGGTGGATGCAGTGTTCGACAGTGTCTCTGTAGCCACTACCTTCCAGGAGGAGCTGCTGAAGTACGGTATCATCTTCTGCCCCATTTCGGAGGCCATCAAGTGCCACCCGGAGCTGGTGGAAAAGTATCTGGGAAGCGTAGTGCCGTACACGGATAACTTCTATGCGGCCCTGAACTCCGCCGTCTTCAGCGACGGATCGTTTTGCTATATCCCGAAGGGCGTCCGCTGCCCGATGGAGCTTTCCACTTATTTCCGTATCAACACGGCCGGTTCGGGACAGTTCGAGCGGACACTGTTGATTGCGGATGAAGGCAGCTACGTCAGCTATCTGGAAGGCTGCACAGCTCCTCGCCGCGACGAGAATCAGCTGCACGCCGCCGTGGTGGAGTTGATCGCCCTGAAGGATGCGGAGATCAAGTATTCCACGGTGCAGAACTGGTACTCTGGCGATGCGGAGGGCCGGGGCGGCATCTATAACTTCGTGACCAAGCGGGGCAAATGCGCGGGTGAGAACTCCAAGATCTCTTGGACACAGGTGGAGACCGGCTCCGCCATCACCTGGAAGTATCCCAGCTGCATCCTTCAGGGGGATAACTCGGTCGGGGAATTCTACTCGGTGGCGCTCACCACGAACCACCAGCAGGCCGACACCGGGACCAAGATGATCCACATCGGCCGCAACACCCGGAGCACCATTGTCTCGAAAGGCATCTCGGCCCGGTTCGGCCAGAACTCATACCGCGGGCTGGTGAAGGTGCTGCCGCGCGCCGAGAACGCCCGCAACTACACCCAGTGCGACTCGATGCTTATCGGGGATAAGTGCGGTGCGCATACGTTTCCTTACATCGAGGTGCAGAACAACACGGCCCGCGTGGAGCACGAGGCGTCCACGTCCAAGATCAGCGAGGAGCAGCTGTTCTACTGCCGCCAGCGAGGACTCTCGGCGGAGGACGCGGTCTCGATGGTCATCAACGGTTTCTGCAAGGAAGTCTTCCGCGAGCTGCCGATGGAGTTCGCGGTTGAGGCTACCAAGCTGCTTCAGGTCAGTCTGGAAGGGAGTGTCGGTTGACAGTGTCTCAGGATTCTCGCGTGCTTCTGGAGATCAGAGGACTCCGGGCGGAGGTGGAAGGGAAGGAGATCTTGCGGGGTCTCGATCTGACCATCAACCGCGGTGAAGTCCACGCGGTTATGGGCCCGAACGGCTCCGGGAAGAGCACCCTCGCTCACGTGCTTGCCGGTCACCCGGCATTTACGGTGACGGGGGGAGAGGTCATTTACAAAGGGATGAATCTGCTTGATCTGGAGCCGGAGGAGCGGGCCCGGGAGGGCATCTTCCTGGCTTTTCAGTATCCCATAGAGATTCCCGGCGTCACCAACGCGACCTTCCTCCGGGCGGGTGTGAATGAGATCCGCAAGCACCGGGGTTTGGAGCCTCTGGATTCCTTCGAGTTCCTGGACCTGGTGCGCGAGAAGAGCAAGCTGGTGCAGTTGGACCAGAGTCTTATCGAGCGGGATGTAAACGAGGGCTTCTCGGGAGGCGAGAAGAAGCGCAACGAGATCTTCCAGATGGCGATGCTGGAGCCGGACCTGGGCATCCTGGATGAGACGGACTCGGGGCTGGACATTGATGCGCTGCGCATCGTGGCGGACGGTGTGAACAGCTTGCGCAGCCCGGAGCGGTCCATGCTGGTTGTAACGCACTACCAGCGGCTGCTCAATTACATCGTCCCGGATTTCGTTCACGTTCTGTATCAGGGCCGGATCGTGAAATCCGGCGACAAGGACCTGGCTCTTCAGCTTGAGGAGCGCGGTTACGACTGGATCAAGGAGGAGGCTGCAGCCTCTGAGATCTCGGAGGCGTTCAGCGGGCGGCTCTGAAGCTGTCAACCCGGGTGCTGTCAAGAAAGGTGTCATCCGACATTGCCAGGAACTGATTCAAGCGTCAAGCAGGATCTGTCCCCTCATCTGGAATGGCTGGAGAGCTTCCATCGCTCGTCCGGCCCCGTGGCTCCAGTCATCGCGGAGTTGCGGGGAAAGGGGCGCCGCGCCCTTGCGGAGAAGGGCTTCCCCACACGCCGGAATGAGGACTGGAAATACACAGACGTTTCCGGTCTGGCGCGTCGTGTCTTCCTGCCCGTCGCGAGCGGTCTGGGAAGGAAGCTGACGGAAGGAGAGATTTTCCCCTTCCTTTATGAGTCGCCGGAGTGGCCGCGGCTCGTCTTTGTGGATGGCAGGTTCGATCGGGAGCTTTCTTCTCTGCCCGGCGTCGTGCCGGGGCTCGTTGTGGCCAGTCTGGCGGAGGGGCTTGCCGGAGGATGCGGTAGCTTCGAGCGGTGCCTCGGGCAGCTTGCGCGCCCGGAGTTCAGCGGATTCACCGCCCAGAACAGCGCGGCTCTTCGCGAAGGAGCCTTCATCCGCGTAGCAGCCGGGGCGAAGGTGGAGCCGCCGTTGCATCTGCTCTTCCTTGCCACCCAGGAGGGCGCCGGAAGTTACCTTCGCAACCTGATCATCGTGGAAGAGGGTGCGGCGGTCACGTTCGTGGAGACCTATGCCTCTCTGGAGTGCGGCGACTATTTCACGAATACAGTTTCAGAGATCTTTGCCGGGCGCGATGCCGTCGTGGACTGCTACAGGCTTCAGATGGAGTCCCCATCCGCGTTCCACGTGTCGCACGTGGAGGCGCATCAGGAGGAGGGAAGCCGGGTCTCCTTCACGACCGTCAACACTGGGGGCTTGCTCGTCCGCAATGATCTGAATGTTCTCTTGGCGGGTGAGCGCTGCGAGGCGACTCTAAATGGCCTCACCCTGGTGGATGGCGACCGCCACGTGGACAACCATACCGCCATTGACCACGCCAGTCCCAACTGCGAAAGCCATGAGCTGTACAAGGCGGTGCTCGACGGGCGCTCGCGCTCTGTCTTCAATGGCAAGATCTTCGTGCGCCCGGGCGCTCAGAAGACAGACGCCAAGCAGACCAACAGGAGTCTGATGCTCTCGCCTCTCGCGACGGTTAACACCAAGCCGCAGCTTGAGATCTTCGCGGATGACGTGAAATGCACACACGGAGCGACCGTAGGGCAGCTGCGGGACGAGGAGATCTTTTACCTCCGCAGCCGCGGGATGAGCGAAGATACCGCCCGTCAACTATTGACTTACGGCTTCGCTAACGACATTGTGGAGAAGATTCGCGTGGAGCCTGTCCGGGCCTTCCTGGATCGCGTCCAAATGGCCACGCTGCACACATCGTTTGTTTCAGAGGGCTGAGAGATGCCGCCGTCCACCGTTCAACAGGGTCTGCAGTTCCCGGCCACAGGGTTCGACGTCTACCGCACACGTCAGGAGTTTCCCATCCTGAACCAGTTCGTGCGCGGCAAGCCGTTGATCTATCTGGACAATGCGGCCACCACCCAGAAGCCGAACACGGTGCTCTGCGGCCTGAACCAGTTCTACGGCTGCTGCAACTCGAATATTCACCGGGGTGTGCACTTCCTCAGCGAACTGGCCACCCGTCAGTACGAGGACGCCCGTCTGAACGCGCAGACGTTTCTGAACGCCCGCTCTCACCGGGAGATCATCTTCGTGCGCGGCGCAACCGAGGGGATAAACCTGGTCGCCTACAGCTACGGCCGGGCGTTTCTGAAGGAGGGGGATGAGATCATCATCTCCGCCATGGAGCACCATGCGAACATCGTTCCCTGGCAGGTGGTGTGCGAGCAGACGGGAGCCAGGTTGCGCGTCGTTCCCATCAACGATGATGGCGAATTCCTGATGGAGGAGTATGAGAAGCTCCTCAGCGAACGCACGAAGATTGTCAGCGTCGTGCATATTTCAAATGCCCTGGGCACGGTGAATCCGGTGAAGGAGATCGTGCGCAAAGCGCATGAGGCGGGGGCCGTGGCGCTGGTGGACGGAGCGCAGTCGGTGGCGCACATTCCGGTGGACGTTCAGGACCTGGAGTGCGATTTCTTCGTTTTCTCGGGACACAAGCTGTTCGGACCCACAGGAATTGGCATTCTCTACGGCCGGGAATCCCTGCTGGAGCGCATGCCGCCCTATCAGACCGGGGGAGATATGATTCTGTCGGTCACCTTCGAGAAAACGGTTTACAATGATCTGCCCTACAAGTTTGAGGCCGGCACCCCCAACATCGGAGGAGCAATTGCCCTTTCTCCCGCTCTGGACTTCGTCCGCAGCGTGGACCTGCGCAAGGTCGCTCCGTACGAGGACGCCCTGCTCAAGTATGCCACGGAAAGACTCCTGGAGATTCCCGGTCTGCGGATCATTGGCAACGCGCGAGAGAAAGCGGCGGTCATCTCCTTCGTCATGGACTGCGCGCATCCGCACGATATCGGGACCATTCTGGACAGCGAGGGTATCGCCATCCGCACCGGCCACCACTGCGCTCAGCCCGTGATGCAGCGTTTCGGCGTTCCGGCGACAGCAAGGGCGTCTTTTGCGCTGTATAATACGCCCGAGGACGTTGACGCTCTGGTGAAGGGGCTGCAGAAAGTGGTCGAGGTATTCGGTTAATGGCGGATTTGCGGGAGCTGTACCAGGAGGTCATTCTCGACCACAACAAGAGTCCCCGGAACTTCGGAAAGCTGGAAAGTCCCACGCACCAGGCCGAGGGTTACAATCCCCTTTGCGGGGACCACTACTGGGTGTATCTCACCGTCACCGACGGCGTTATCTCGGACATCGCGTTCGAAGGTTCCGGCTGTGCAATCTCCAAGGCTGCCGCATCCCTGATGACCTCTCTTCTGAAAGGTAAGCCTGTCTCCGATGCGGAAAAGCTTTTCGAGCGCTATCGCGCTATGGTTACCGGGCAGGGTGGGGGCGACCCTGCAGAAATGGGCAGGCTTGTGGTTTTCTCTGAGGTCAAGAACTATCCAACCCGCATCAAGTGCGCCGTTCTTCCCTGGCATACGCTGCACGCGGCTCTCTCGGGCGAACAGACGGCCAGCACGGAGTAGCAGACCCCTTCATTTCTTCAGCTCCTCTGCGGGGGGCTCTCGCTCCACATAGATTCTCAGTGCTAAGAGGCTCTGCTCAAGCATGCCTTTCTCGTCGTCGGAGATAAGCACCAGACTCCAGCTTCCATCGGCGAGTCTGGGGCCAAGCGCCATTCCTTCGAAGTTGTTCGGGGCTTCCAATCCAAATCTCTTTTGCCAGAGCAGCGTCTTACGCACAGCAGTAAACGCCCGCCCTTTTAAGCCATCCGTCATTTCACTCAC
The sequence above is drawn from the Armatimonadota bacterium genome and encodes:
- a CDS encoding cellobiose 2-epimerase; protein product: MTAEEIRQHLVEVRSHLEDELLPFWLKHGVDEEYGGFLTYFDRDGNPTGETVKTLLCQARMIFSYSLAHRKGYGEGAFLERGRQGVQFVIRHFWDETHGGWFWTAERDGKPLDRKKIVYGHSFVIYAFAEFYRATGDAAALEWACRTFDLLQDRAADVLHGGYYEFFEEDWRHTPPGAYGGDRKSLDVHMHLMEAFTNLFAASGHHIHRRRALEVLELIYSRMLHPEHGTGIPQFTPNFHPLRAIILKNVWGSDREVDDPEGRPLDNTSYGHNVELGWLTTWAVDVLGADQAHYYPKVRRLYEHCLEFGLDWQLGGVWCEGPHAGPARERNKEFWQQAETLIAMLDGVQRFGDLRFWEAYRNVHRFVFDYVINHRVGEWYALLGPDNRVIWDYLGHEWKINYHTIRSTVECLERLAALQEAAESG
- a CDS encoding hypothetical protein (possible pseudo, frameshifted); translated protein: MKARGGLDYDTRAPAEGAVLLRRSFAVIFLRHMTRHELESLLQDIRRTRIAVLGDYCLDVYWFINMSRSEQSVETGLDTLPVQWQRCSLGGAGNVVNNLVDLGCGQVAAFGVVGSDPWGHEMLRLLQEKGVDVDGLLTESENWATLTYIKPHIADTEQQRIDFGNFNSLPSERSTELLSKLEARLGQFDVVVVNQQVLQGIHTDEFRQGLRSLIRRHPETVFIVDSRHWSSEYPETVLKVNDREALRLCGRETPPGALVVREEALAAASELHQRTGKTVFVTRGERGCVVCHSGGTEEIPGIQVLSRTDPVGAG
- the rtcB gene encoding RNA-splicing ligase RtcB, producing the protein MHQVVKGVKVWGTPDPEAVDQMVRCRSVGSVADAALMADHHKGYSQPIGGVVAYLEHVSPSGVGYDIACGNKAVRTDLKLRDVQPRLHKILDRIQSEISFGIGRKNPDPVDHELFESDTWREVPELLSLKKLAYQQLGTVGAGNHFVDILVEPETEDIWVAVHFGSRGFGHKTATGFLNLAKNRPFDAKAPGEHMDQPPTIIPARSPLGEAYIAAMKLAGRYAYAGRDIVTDQVLRILEARSTFEVHNHHNFAWREKIPTGDLAGQEAWVVRKGATPCFPGQLGFIGGSMGDISVIVRGKESAESREALYSTVHGAGRVMSRTQAAGKMNWRTKQRTGGKISRREMEEAVRRFGVELRGAGTDEAPMVYRKLETVLDAHRDTLEILHVLRPIGVVMAGEDEYDPYKD
- the sufB gene encoding Fe-S cluster assembly protein SufB; this translates as MDIKALAESEYKYGFVTDIEAETLPKGLNEDIIRRISELKGEPDFMLQWRLKAYRHWLTMEEPRWPNVRISPIDYNDIIYYSAPVQKKALDSLDQVDPQLLETFEKLGIPLSEQKRLAGVAVDAVFDSVSVATTFQEELLKYGIIFCPISEAIKCHPELVEKYLGSVVPYTDNFYAALNSAVFSDGSFCYIPKGVRCPMELSTYFRINTAGSGQFERTLLIADEGSYVSYLEGCTAPRRDENQLHAAVVELIALKDAEIKYSTVQNWYSGDAEGRGGIYNFVTKRGKCAGENSKISWTQVETGSAITWKYPSCILQGDNSVGEFYSVALTTNHQQADTGTKMIHIGRNTRSTIVSKGISARFGQNSYRGLVKVLPRAENARNYTQCDSMLIGDKCGAHTFPYIEVQNNTARVEHEASTSKISEEQLFYCRQRGLSAEDAVSMVINGFCKEVFRELPMEFAVEATKLLQVSLEGSVG
- a CDS encoding ABC transporter ATP-binding protein, which gives rise to MTVSQDSRVLLEIRGLRAEVEGKEILRGLDLTINRGEVHAVMGPNGSGKSTLAHVLAGHPAFTVTGGEVIYKGMNLLDLEPEERAREGIFLAFQYPIEIPGVTNATFLRAGVNEIRKHRGLEPLDSFEFLDLVREKSKLVQLDQSLIERDVNEGFSGGEKKRNEIFQMAMLEPDLGILDETDSGLDIDALRIVADGVNSLRSPERSMLVVTHYQRLLNYIVPDFVHVLYQGRIVKSGDKDLALQLEERGYDWIKEEAAASEISEAFSGRL
- a CDS encoding Fe-S cluster assembly protein SufD, whose product is MPGTDSSVKQDLSPHLEWLESFHRSSGPVAPVIAELRGKGRRALAEKGFPTRRNEDWKYTDVSGLARRVFLPVASGLGRKLTEGEIFPFLYESPEWPRLVFVDGRFDRELSSLPGVVPGLVVASLAEGLAGGCGSFERCLGQLARPEFSGFTAQNSAALREGAFIRVAAGAKVEPPLHLLFLATQEGAGSYLRNLIIVEEGAAVTFVETYASLECGDYFTNTVSEIFAGRDAVVDCYRLQMESPSAFHVSHVEAHQEEGSRVSFTTVNTGGLLVRNDLNVLLAGERCEATLNGLTLVDGDRHVDNHTAIDHASPNCESHELYKAVLDGRSRSVFNGKIFVRPGAQKTDAKQTNRSLMLSPLATVNTKPQLEIFADDVKCTHGATVGQLRDEEIFYLRSRGMSEDTARQLLTYGFANDIVEKIRVEPVRAFLDRVQMATLHTSFVSEG
- a CDS encoding cysteine desulfurase, with product MPPSTVQQGLQFPATGFDVYRTRQEFPILNQFVRGKPLIYLDNAATTQKPNTVLCGLNQFYGCCNSNIHRGVHFLSELATRQYEDARLNAQTFLNARSHREIIFVRGATEGINLVAYSYGRAFLKEGDEIIISAMEHHANIVPWQVVCEQTGARLRVVPINDDGEFLMEEYEKLLSERTKIVSVVHISNALGTVNPVKEIVRKAHEAGAVALVDGAQSVAHIPVDVQDLECDFFVFSGHKLFGPTGIGILYGRESLLERMPPYQTGGDMILSVTFEKTVYNDLPYKFEAGTPNIGGAIALSPALDFVRSVDLRKVAPYEDALLKYATERLLEIPGLRIIGNAREKAAVISFVMDCAHPHDIGTILDSEGIAIRTGHHCAQPVMQRFGVPATARASFALYNTPEDVDALVKGLQKVVEVFG
- a CDS encoding iron-sulfur cluster assembly scaffold protein, which translates into the protein MADLRELYQEVILDHNKSPRNFGKLESPTHQAEGYNPLCGDHYWVYLTVTDGVISDIAFEGSGCAISKAAASLMTSLLKGKPVSDAEKLFERYRAMVTGQGGGDPAEMGRLVVFSEVKNYPTRIKCAVLPWHTLHAALSGEQTASTE